Proteins found in one Acipenser ruthenus chromosome 18, fAciRut3.2 maternal haplotype, whole genome shotgun sequence genomic segment:
- the LOC131696502 gene encoding zinc finger protein PLAGL2-like: protein MAAAAADAQGQITTLTQEEEDPRSAGKALRAEREARTPRTSECEVCGVLFSSRDKLRIHTYSHTGEKPFRCSQAQCAKAFVSKYKLFRHMATHSPQKTHQCTFCEKMFHRKDHLKNHLQTHDPNKEAFKCEECGKNYNTKLGYKRHVAMHAATSGDLTCKVCLQSYESTPVLLEHLKSHSGKSSGGVKEKKHPCDHCDRRFYTRKDVRRHMVVHTGRKDFLCQYCAQRFGRKDHLTRHVKKSHSQELLKIKTEPSDMLGLLHSSSPISVKEELSPMMCMPPCKDSMMGKPFASSFPMSMYNQHLQAMSNSGVSHTLVPSSLATMGMGCPMESPSPIHHHSPPPQQPPPHKYQLGSTSCLQEKPIKVEMESFLMDLQSGLSVEPHPSPPKVGLEHHQSLDDLSGEHLLSKSPAIIAESFCAANMDFSHLLSFLPLNLPPYNPPMSTGGLVMGYSSQGEHQSPLTSLQPQLQESQGSGSGLSLGPLHTLPPVFTTSLSTTTLPRFHQAFQ from the exons ATGGCAGCAGCTGCCGCCGATGCCCAAGGTCAGATTACCACACTAACGCAGGAGGAAGAGGACCCTCGCTCCGCCGGGAAGGCGCTGCGAGCAGAGAGGGAAGCCAGGACCCCCAGGACTAGCGAGTGTGAGGTGTGTGGGGTGCTGTTTAGCTCTCGGGACAAGCTCCGAATTCACACCTACAGCCACACCGGAGAGAAGCCCTTCCGCTGCTCCCAGGCCCAGTGTGCCAAGGCCTTTGTCTCCAAGTATAAACTCTTCAG GCATATGGCCACACATTCTCCTCAGAAGACACACCAGTGCACGTTTTGTGAGAAAATGTTCCACCGGAAAGACCACTTGAAGAACCACCTGCAGACCCACGACCCAAACAAGGAGGCCTTCAAGTGCGAGGAGTGCGGGAAGAACTACAACACCAAGCTGGGCTACAAGCGCCACGTGGCCATGCACGCTGCCACCAGCGGAGACCTGACCTGCAAGGTGTGCCTGCAGAGCTACGAGAGTACGCCCGTGCTGCTGGAGCACCTCAAGAGCCACTCGGGCAAGTCTTCAGGCGGCGTGAAGGAGAAGAAGCACCCCTGTGACCACTGCGACCGCCGCTTCTACACTCGGAAGGACGTGCGCCGCCACATGGTGGTCCACACGGGCCGCAAGGACTTCCTGTGCCAGTACTGCGCCCAGCGCTTCGGCCGCAAGGACCACCTGACCAGGCACGTCAAGAAGAGCCACTCCCAGGAGCTGCTAAAGATCAAGACGGAGCCGTCCGACATGCTGGGGCTGCTACACTCCAGCTCGCCCATCTCCGTGAAGGAGGAGCTCAGCCCCATGATGTGCATGCCTCCTTGCAAAGACTCCATGATGGGCAAGCCCTTCGCCAGCTCTTTCCCCATGAGCATGTACAACCAGCACCTGCAGGCCATGTCCAACTCGGGGGTCTCGCACACCTTGGTGCCCAGTTCGCTGGCCACCATGGGGATGGGCTGCCCCATGGAGTCTCCTTCCCCTATCCACCACCACTCCCCGCCTCCGCAGCAGCCCCCACCACACAAGTACCAGCTTGGATCTACCTCATGCCTGCAGGAGAAGCCCATCAAAGTGGAGATGGAGAGCTTCCTCATGGATCTGCAGAGCGGCCTGTCTGTAGAGCCCCACCCGTCTCCGCCCAAGGTCGGGCTGGAACATCACCAGTCCCTGGACGACCTTTCCGGGGAGCACCTCCTGTCCAAAAGCCCGGCCATCATTGCCGAATCTTTCTGTGCTGCTAACATGGACTTCTCACACCTGCTCAGCTTCCTGCCGCTGAACCTCCCTCCTTACAACCCCCCGATGTCCACAGGGGGGTTAGTCATGGGCTACTCTTCCCAAGGGGAGCACCAGTCTCCCCTAACCTCTTTGCAACCTCAACTTCAAGAGTCCCAGGGATCTGGGAGTGGCTTAAGCCTGGGGCCTCTCCACACCCTCCCTCCCGTCTTCACTACCAGCCTCAGCACAACCACCTTGCCTCGTTTTCACCAGGCGTTTCAATAG
- the LOC131698601 gene encoding transmembrane 9 superfamily member 4-like, with protein MTRVSKMAVAVVMETWTLMVLSLLHSANAFYVPGVAPINFHQNDPVEIKAVKLTSSRTQLPYEYYSLPFCRPDKIVYKAENLGEVLRGDRIVNTPFKMLMNSDKKCEVLCDQSNEKLSVEKSKLIAERIKEEYYVHLIADNLPVATRLEFFPNRDGEEEQKKDIQKDVQFEHGYRLGFTDNKKFYLHNHLSFIIFYHKEKVEQGEEPTFRVVRFEVVPQSVKWEDLKADNKGLCTLPEASGSAPQEIDPTKENQVLFTYSVHWEESLVKWASRWDTYLTMSDVQIHWFSIINSVVVVFFLSGILSMIIIRTLRKDIANYNREDDIEDTMEESGWKNVHGDVFRPPRYPMILSSLLGSGIQLFCMILIVIFVAMLGMLSPSSRGALMTTSCFLFMFMGVFGGYFAGRLYRSLKGHRWKKGAFCTATLYPAVVISICFVLNCFIWGEHSSGAVPFATMVALLCMWFGISMPLVYFGYYFGFRKQPYDNPVRTNQIPRQIPEQRWYMNKFVGILMAGILPFGAMFIELFFIFSAIWENQFYYLFGFLFLVFIILVVSCSQISIVMVYFQLCAEDYRWWWRTFLVSGGSAFYVLIYAIFYFVNKLDIVEFIPSLLYFGYTALMVLSFWLLTGTIGFYAAYMFIRRIYAAVKID; from the exons ATGACACGTGTATCCAAGATGGCGGTGGCGGTAGTGATG gaaacGTGGACATTGATGGTGTTGTCCCTTCTTCATTCTGCCAATGCCTTTTATGTGCCAGGAGTTGCACCGATAAACTTCCACCAAAATGATCCTGTGGAAATCAAG GCTGTTAAACTGACTAGCTCACGGACACAGCTTCCCTATGAGTATTACTCGCTGCCGTTCTGCCGGCCAGATAAAATCGTTTACAAAGCAGAAAACCTGG GTGAGGTGTTGAGAGGAGATAGGATTGTCAACACTCCATTCAAGATGCTCATGAACAGTGATAAGAAATGTGAGGTTCTCTGTGACCAATCGAACGAGAAACTTTCGGTGGAGAAGAGTAAGCTGATTGCGGAGCGCATCAAAGAGGAGTATTACGTCCACCT AATTGCTGACAATCTCCCTGTTGCTACACGGCTGGAGTTCTTCCCAAATCGGGATGGTGAGGAAGAGCAGAAAAAAGATATTCAGAAGGATGTGCAGTTTGAACACGGGTATAGACTGGGCTTCACAGACAACAAGAAG TTCTATCTGCACAACCATCTGTCGTTTATAATCTTTTACCACAAGGAGAAAGTAGAGCAGGGAGAGGAGCCCACCTTCAGGGTAGTGCGCTTTGAGGTTGTGCCACAGAGTGTCAAGTGGGAAG ATCTAAAAGCTGATAATAAAGGTTTGTGTACGTTGCCTGAAGCCAGTGGCTCTGCTCCTCAAGAAATAGACCCCACCAAAGAAAACCAGGTTCTCTTCACCTACTCTGTTCACTGGGAG GAGAGTCTTGTCAAATGGGCGTCCCGTTGGGATACATACCTGACTATGAGTGACGTACAGATTCACTGGTTTTCCATCATCAACTCCGTGGTAGTCGTCTTCTTTCTTTCCG GCATTTTGAGTATGATCATCATTCGAACCCTAAGAAAGGACATTGCTAACTACAACAGAGAAGACGATATT GAAGACACAATGGAAGAGTCTGGGTGGAAGAACGTCCATGGTGACGTGTTCCGTCCACCTCGCTATCCCATGATTCTCAGTTCTCTGTTGGGATCTGGCATTCAGCTCTTCTGCATGATACTGATAGTAATCT TTGTTGCCATGTTGGGCATGCTGTCACCATCCAGCAGAGGAGCCTTGATGACAACCTCCTGCTTCCTCTTCATGTTCATGGG TGTGTTCGGAGGTTATTTTGCTGGCCGTCTGTATCGTTCTCTGAAGGGCCACAGATGGAAGAAAGGAGCGTTCTGT ACCGCCACCCTGTACCCTGCAGTCGTGATTAGCATCTGTTTTGTTCTGAACTGCTTCATCTGGGGAGAGCACTCATCTGGAGCG GTGCCTTTTGCTACCATGGTTGCCCTCCTGTGCATGTGGTTCGGTATCTCCATGCCCCTGGTCTACTTTGGCTACTATTTTGGTTTCCGCAAACAGCCTTATGATAACCCAGTCCGCACCAATCAAATTCCCCGGCAGATCCCAGAACAGAGATGGTACATGAACAAGTTTGTTGG AATTCTTATGGCTGGTATCCTGCCCTTTGGTGCAATGTTTATAGAACTTTTCTTCATTTTCAGT GCTATTTGGGAGAATCAATTTTATTACCTATTTGGATTCCTGTTCCTAGTGTTCATCATCCTTGTTGTTTCCTGCTCTCAGATCAGCATTGTGATGGTTTATTTCCAACTCTGTGCAGAG GATTATAGATGGTGGTGGAGAACATTCTTAGTCTCTGGAGGATCAGCTTTCTATGTTCTTATCTAcgctatattttattttgtgaataag CTGGATATTGTAGAGTTTATTCCATCACTGCTTTATTTTGGATACACAGCCCTGATGGTCCTCTCCTTCTGGCTGTTAACAGGAACGATTGGTTTTTACGCTGCATATATGTTCATAAGGAGAATCTACGCTGCTGTCAAAATAGACTGA